The DNA region GCAACATGTAGGCGCCGTAGGCCGTTTCCAGCCCCTCAGCGACGCCAATCACTCCGTCGACTGGCGCCATCAACCGCACCGCCCCGCCCGCTAGGGGAGCGCGCTAACCTCGTTGCGCTTGTTATTCAGGATCTCACCGGCAGGGCAAACGATTGTGGCTTTGCTTGGCTTCTCGGCATCCAGATAGGTCCGATGCAAGGTAGCCATGCGGCCATCCGGTAAGGTGAACCGACAGACAAGCGCCCAATAGGTATCGAGCACATTCCCACCATGCCAGTACTCCAGCTGCGCCAGACGAATTGCCGTAGACGGTGCCACATCCAACCCTCGGACACGTTGGCTCAAGTAAGACATGGCACGATCGCCGGGGCGCAAGGGCTGCGCACCTCCCCAGATCCGATCTAGACGAGCTGCGGCCTTCGCGGGATCCAACCGACGACGAGGTGCAACAGCGGGCAGTGCGCGATCGCGCTGCGCCACCGGTGCAGGCATACGCTCCCCTCGATTTCAAGGGCCAACTGGATGAAAGACATGCCAGTGAAACGGCAAATGAGCTGAAGCCCATCTCCCGCCATCGGGCTGCCATCCTTGCACTTGCGGCAGACCCAATCACCACGGCCCGACTTGTTGTCGTACGTGAAGCGATCTGTGCCACCACAGATGGGGCAAGGACCAGGATTGCCGGTCAAGCAGCTGACTGGCAGCTGGTACTGCAACAACAAGGCCTCCCACTGCGCGGGAGTCCAATTCGCGATTATCTTTCGCAATTTCATGGTGATTTCTCCAGATGGGAGGTTGGGTCGATGCCTGAGACAGGCAGAGGAACGCTTGCTCAAGGCACGACCCGGGCGGCCAGATCGTGTCTTCAGCATGACGAGCTACCACTGGGAACAGACAGACGAGAGCACGCTTCTGCGTGCCGTAGCGATGCGCCACGAATGCCGGCGTATGCCGGTATTCGTGGGCTAAACAGTCAAATCAGCTTACTTAATGATACGTTTAGAGCACTAAATTAGAACGGTATATCGTCGTCCATGTCCTCAAAACCATTGGACGGAGCAGGAGCAGATTGCTGTCGGCGAGCACCGCCGCCCTGTTGGCCGCGAGCGTTAGCACCGGCGGCACCGGTCCCACCATTCCGGGCACCGTATCCGCTATTCCGGCTCTCACCCCCACCATGCGAGTCGTCTGCGCCGCCACCATTGCTCTGGCGCGACCCCAGCATCTGCATCTGTTCAGCCACGATCTCCGTGCTGTACTTCTCCGCGCCCGCCTGGTCGGTCCACTTGCGCGTGCGGATGCGGCCCTCGATATAGACCTGGGAGCCCTTCTTCAGGTACTCCGCTGCGATCTCGGCCAACTTGCCGAAGAATGCGATGCGATGCCACTCGGTCGATTCCTTCATCTCACCGCTGGTCTTGTCCTTGTAGCGATCGGTCGTGGCCAGGCGAATGTTGGTCACGGCGTCACCGCTGGGCAGATAGCGGGTCTCGGGATCCGCTCCAAGGTTGCCGACAAGAATGACTTTGTTGATAGAGGCCATAGGCCCTCCTTTGAAGTGTTAATGAATGCGGGACACAGACCAGAGCCATTTGTCCCAAAAGATTTGATTGCCCGTGGCGTCGAGCTTCGGTTCCCCGTTGCCGCGGAACGCCTGCACCTTGACCTTTCGCAATCGCTTGATGCGAACGGAGTCACCCACCTTGCAGCCGGCTTCCGCCAGCGCGTCTTTGAGGCCTTCACCGTGAAGACTGCGCTCGCCTGAAGGGGTCTCCAGCCACACCGTGAATGATTCGTAGGATCGACCAGGTTTCTTGCGATCCGGATAGGTGGCCAAGCCCCAACTCTTGAGCGTTCCGCCCGCCTCGGCGTGCCTTGCATCGCCGGGGCCAGACTCCGCTCTCGCAGTCGGTGTCGCCGGCCGCGTTGGCGTCGGCTCCGTCCTCGCCGCAGGGCATCCCTCCTGGCCTTTGCGCGAGGAAGCATGCTGTGAAGCACCCTCCGGCACCTTGCCTGCCCTCACAGCAAGCTCAACGGCTTCGCCAAGAGAGAGGCCCTGGCTCACTGATACCAGCTTCCAGTAGGGAACCACCAAAGGCAGCAGCTTTTGACCGAAGTCAGTAGTGCCGACCACGCGCTCGAAGGTCGCAACAAAATGCGCGACGCCAGAGGCCTCCTTGCGAAACAGGTGGGGGTGCCACCGATTGCCAACTGCGCCTCGTTCGACGCACCAATACCGACACGAACATCCTTGGTAGCGGGTGTTGGCGAAGTGCCCAACAAGGCTTCCAACATCGTTCTGAGGAATCGCATGTTCGTCACCTCATACCAGCGTGCCTCGCGACAGCAGCCGAACCTCGCCGAGGTCCCGCGCTAGCCGGGGATTGTTGAGGATCACGTCCTGCATCGTCTCGGGGTCGATTGCGTTGACGGCGCAGACATAGCGGTATGGCAGTGCGCCGTCCCACATCTCGAAGATCCACCCAAGCGTCATGGCGTAATCCTCATGGTCGACGGCACGGTTGGTCATGCGAGCACGGAGCATCTCTGCGCAGTCGAGCAGGGACTCCGGCATGTTGTCGCCGCGGCGACTGTCACACGCGAGGCCGATCAGCGCGTCGACCATCTTCTCGCGCACGTCTTCATTCCAGGTGTGAGGGTCAGGAAGGGGGTCGGGGTTCTTGGCGGGAGCAACGACAGCTGACTCGCCACCAAAGATATCGAGTTGCCAGCCGATGAGATTGGCTTCCATTTTGGGTTCTCCATGCGAGCACCCGATGGACCACCTGTCGGCGGGTAGCGGGTACCCGGAACAGGTGAGGGGCCCGCCCTCTTGACGAGGGCAGGTATGGCTTAGGAACGACTGCTCGTTCCCGAGCGCGGGAAGGGTGTGATCACAGCAGACTTCGCATACTGCGGCGTAAAGCTGCGATCTTCGTCAACAGGCGGGCTTGCCTGCGACGATTTATGACGCGGTACGACAACGTCAGGAGCGGCAGGGGTCGCTTTGCTCGCCATAGCCGGCCACCGAGTGATAGACCATCGAAACGACAACGATCACCACGAAGAACGCGACAAGCGCGCTATGCGATGCCAGGTAGAGAACCATGACGTAGATGAACAAACGGATTGGCGACTTGATGGCGCGAACGAAGAAGGATTCCATGGTTTTCTCTCCAGAAAACAGATTGCAGTGGATGTCCTGGCGACGGCCAGGAAAGTTCGATGCTCAGAAGAGCAAGGAATCCTTCAAACGACAAAGCGCTTGCGTCATGCCTAGGCATCACGCAAGCACGCTGAGGCGTGGCGGGGATATCGGAAACCGGTGATGCCGGCATCCAGAGGGCAAGGGCGTGGTACCCCTGCGAAGTCGATGCGTCTAGGACGCTGATGTCCCTTCACTCTACATCGTGTTGGGTCCGACTATTCCGCAGAAAGCTCTCAGATTTGTGCGGTCTTTTCGGGGAATAGTGTCAATCATGATTAACGCATGACGGGCACCTCTTCTTTTACGACAGATATAAATCCCACTTAAGTCGGCCCCCAACTGTAGGGTTAAACCCCTAAACATTAGAGTCATTCATGCCGATAGCTGCTAGTTCTTGGGCGTCTTTTCGGGCCTAAAGCGATGCAAAAGATCGGAGCTTTCACCGCGCACAACCGCGCCCTGCTTTCGTACTCTTTCACTCGCGACACGCCGCCCTTGACAAAAAAAGTTCGGGCTAGGCTAAGGACTACGCGCACCTTTGCGCAGATAACGACAATTGGAAGAAACAACGCGGATGACCAAACCTAACCAGCAGGAGATCGCCCGGCGCCAGCCTCAGCTGCCCCCGGCCTTCGAGTTCCCCATCACCAATGAGATCGACCGGGTCACGCACGAGCTACGAGACACGTTGCGCGGCCAAATTAGCGATGAAACGATTGAAGCGATTGTCCAGGCCACGCGCGTGGTTCGCGGCTCGATCCAACGCATCAAGACCGAACACGTCACTATTGGCGGCCAACTCTCGCTGATTGACAATGCCTTGACCGATGATCTGATCATGGCCCTCGGAGATAATCGCGGCGCTCGCAACAAGGCGCACACCCTGTTCTATGTGATCGCCGAGAAAGCGTTCGACCTCAAGAAGGCCAGCGCACGTATCTACATGTCTTCCTATCGGAAGTTTCTGGACGAAACCGGTGCCCTTTCGACATTCAACCAAGGCGAAATGGCGATCCTTATAAGGTCCGACATTACCCTGGATGAAGTCGACCTTCTCGTGGAGGAGAAAACCAAGAACCCGAAAATGAAGCGGTCAGAGATCCGCCCATTTATCGAGAGACTTCGCGCGAAGGAAATTGAGATTCAGGATGTTCAGAACAAGCTCGAACTGGCCGCCAATGAGTTGGCCGACAGCACGGCTGAGCATTCCGAAAAGGATTTCGAGATTCGCCGCCTGCGCGAGCAGATCACACAGTTGAAAGGCGAACGGCAGGAAGCCGAATCCGCCCTCTCCTCCAGCAAGAACGATCTTTCTCGCGCCAATTCCGCCTTCAGCCGGTTACAGATGGCGATCGATGAGACCGAGAAGGAAAATCAGCGCCTGAAGGAAGCGGTCGCAGTCTCCAACGCCAAGGGTAAGCAAGGTACCCAACCCAATACGGTTGAGATTATTCCGCCTGGCTATGCGAGCCTGGAAGACGCGCTCACAGCGATGAATGAGCGCATGTCGGTGGCGAAGCGAGAAATGGATAATCTCCTCGCAGAACGCGCCCGACTGGAAGTTGAGGTACGCGACGCAGAAACCAGACTCGCGTCGAGTCGCGACGTACATAACGAGTTGACCCAGCTCCTAACAGATTTTGAGCGCCTCATTTCTTCGTTCTCTGCACTGCAGCTTACCGTTCAGCTTGAAAACAAGAAGGACATGTATCGGTCAACGTTTGAGGTGCTCGCGGGTTTCGCCAACCGCTTGAGCAACGACTTGCAGGCCTACATCTCCAAATAAATAATCGCGTCGAGAAAATATAATGATCATTAGCCAGGGTAGCAACACATTCAACGGACTGAAACTCTCCCGCATGACACAGGATCGCATTCGATCCGCGAACTACTATTTGACGGACTTCTTGACGGAAGCCCTCGGTTCGCATCGGGACTTTGAGCTGACGCTGCGTGTCAGCAAGAAGAACCTAGACTCGATTCGCACCAATGAGGCAGCCTACCGGGACCTGATGGGGACCCCCTTCCTCGTGGTGACACCCACGCTCACGGAAGTAAACGACTGGAAGAGCCTGACCGACCATACCACCAGCACACTGGCCATCGACAAGCTGCGCAAGGACACCCCCAGGCTCAACGGCCAAGATCAGATCCGGTTGTTCTACAACAACCGGCAATACCTGTGGATGCTGGTCGAGCTGCTTCATACCAGCGTCCTTGCCGCCCCCTGCTCGGCATCAGCCAGGAACTGGCCGACTACCTGCGCAAGGTCCCCCAGCACGTGCTGGATCTCGGAATCGCCCAGGTCGAGTTTCCGATCTTCCGGTGGCGGATCTCCAGCAAGCTCTTCTGGACTGAGTATCAATCAGACCGTATCAGCCCAGAGGCGCTGGCGCATTACTTCTTGGCGTCGACGCCCATTCGGGCCGATCGCCTGGAGCACAAGCACTCATGGTCCAATTTGCGACTGCACCGATACCAGTCGAAGGTCTACAGCGAGATGCTGATTCGGCAGCACTGCCGCGCTTCCACTGTTGGCTCCCTGCTCGCCATCAGCCTGACGACCAGCCGCCGCCTTTACATGGACATTCACGGCGTCTCGTCACCTAGCGGCAAGGTACCCAGCTCCCTGAATTGGTACTTCGAGGCCCCAACCTATCGTCAGCAAGCAACGATGATGGTCTCGCTGTATCGGATGGCCCTGGCCACTGGCTCCAACGTCCCAGCCGCATTCATTGCAGCCTTCGACATCATGCAGAGCCTCTTCGGATCTGATCTCAAGCTGACTGCGGATCGCGCCTGCCACATCTGCCGAGCGATGGCGTCCAGCGCGGAAGTCGAACTGGCGCCTTGCCGGATTTGCAGCACGCCATATCTGATCGCAAACACTGGCCCTCGGATCGAGCTGTCTCACAACTTCGCGTGCCCGAGCTGCTCTGCCTCCCTCAGCCATCAGACCGTCGCGAAACGCAAGCGGCGCGATAAGTAGTGGGTCAGACCGAAATCTGTACTTTCCATTAGAATCGGCGCTTTTGCCCTAATCGTCAGGACATTCGATGAGCACGATATCCACCATTTATGTTGGCGCGGCACAGGACTGGAACTTGGTTTTGTACGTTTCCGCCGTGCTCACGGCGCTTCTGGCTCGCAAATGGAAGCGGAACATCCTGCTCTGGGCCGCGATCGGATTCCTCGTGCCGTATCTCTCGATAGTGATACTCCGCGTGGTGGTGGCCCGAGCGACGCCGACACTCAAGAAGTATCTCGACGCAAATCCAGGTTGCTCCACTGGCCATGGCGTGGCGTGCAGTAAGTGCGGTTCCCGAAGTATTCGGCTTTGGGTCCGCGAAGGCGTCTTGTCCAACGAGAAACAGCATCTCTGCAACCATTGCGGCACGCATCTCTATAGCACCTGAACCTCCGCTCCGGAAAAGTGTTGCTGCCCCCCACGAAGTGGGGTGAAGGATGGCCGTCGCATTGCCGTTTACACCGGTTTAGGGGTTCTGTATCGGCGCCATTTCGCTAACTACCGCGCCAACTTGACATCGCTTGGAACCACGTAGGATGGACTTATGCGATCCGAGGGCGGGCCGCAATGTTCAACGTTTAGAAGGGAAGAAAAATGCAAAATAAGATCAAACTGTCTCTCTCCGCGATCTCGGTCGCTTCGCTCCTCGCACTGGCAGCCTGCGGTGGCGGTGGCGACGGCGGTGGTTCGTCGACCCCGGCCGCAGTCACGCCGGCACCGCCGCCCCCGACCATCGTGGTGCAAGGCTCCGCGCCGGCTGTCACCGCGGACCCGATGGCCGTGATCTTCGTGCCGCAGACCGAGACTTCCACCAAGTCCGTGCTTCAGTCGATCGCTTCCAACGCTTTCCCAGGATCGCTGCAGAAGGCAACGGCCGAAGGCGCCTATAAGCAGATCGGGATCGATGCCAACAGCCTGATCTCGCTGACGACCGGTAAGATTGCCGACGTGGCCGGCAATGGTGATTTCGCTATCGGTCGCTGGACGGACGGTTCGAGCAGCATCGGGAACATGAGCGTGAACCAGGGTGCGCACTATGTCGTAGGCAAGCCGCTAAAACTGCAACAAGTTCTCGGACCAAACAAGACGCTGGCTTGCTCTTTGGCGGCCAGCACGAGCCCCACTGCCGTGTCCGGCAATTTCGGAGCCGGTAAGGTCAACGGAGCAACTGCCACCATCGATCTGATCGGCCCGATCCTTAATGCGGCAAATCTGGATATAGCCATCGGTTCCGATTCCCATGCTTTGGCGGCAATTGGAACAACGGCAATCACAGGTGTGTCGGCCTCTAACGGCGTCCTCCTGCATGTCGAAACACTTGGCACCGACCAAGCTAAGCCGCTCATCGCCATCGGCTACGCCATGCCCACGCCGTCCAGCGGCGACGTGACCGGGGTGGTGGTCCTGCAATGCCAGTAAGGTTTGAAGCATAGATAGCAAAAGAGCCGGCTATGCCGGCTCTTTTGCATTGGAACGCCTGCCTCAGCCTCCGCTGACACTGCAATCGCCAAGGTCCCGTGCAATAAAACTCCGGGTCGAACCGTTCGCGTAGGTGATCGTGTAGACCCAACCCGAAGCGTTCCCCCACGGGTCTCCGCCAAACGGCGCCGAGCTGCACGGATGATACCAAGCCGTAAAGTCGGCTATGCCCGTACCCCCTGACGCCGCCCGCCAAACGCCGGACTGGCACGACAGAATCTTCCCGTTCGGATCGCTACGGATTGCGCCCTGAGGATCGCCGCAGCCCCACCCGTCATAGACCTGCTGGCCACCGCCGGTCGATGGAACGACAGCACCGGATGCATACAGGTATCCATTTGCGACAACGTTGCCAGCCGAGGCAACAACATTCGCGGAGACGGCATTGCCTTGCACTGTCCCGACGGCGACGATACTGCCATTGGACTGCACGTAGTTTCCGTACACACCATTTGCGCTCGCATTCCCTGCGACCGAAGCATCGCCATTCGAACGTAGGGCGCCTCCGGTCACGGCGCCATTCGCCGATACCGCTCCATTTGACTGCAAATTCCCAACGGCATTCATCGCCTGGTTGTTCGCGTCCATTGGACCAGTCAGGTTCAGGGAGCCATCGCGCTTGTAAAACTGGTTCATGCTCTGCGCCAGGAGCGACGTGTTGCCTACCCGCATCATCAGCACACCCGCATTGCTTCCAGACAGGGGATTCGGCGCCGACCAGCTCGCGGCCATCCCGGTAATAACCGCAGGGCTCTCCGCGTAGGACACGCCAGCATCTACGCCAGCGGCCGCGACAACCGTAGCCATCTGATCGGTACGAACGTTGCCGCTGGCATCACGGTATGCCGTGGTCGAGTACATCGCTCCGGGGATGGTGCAATTTGTCAGACCCGCACTGCAGTTGGTCGGCACCAGGTCCACGCGAAACGACAGCCCGAGCGGGCTAGTGTCACTGAACCCGATCGGCAGCAACTTCAGGTTGATCAGATCCTGCACCGTGGGGTGAAGCGGGCTAGCGACGGTCGCCGATACACTACCCGCATTGATCGTCGTCGGCCCATTCGGACTGCCGGCGAGCAACGTCATGTTGTCGAAGACATAGGTATTGACGGCACTCGCCACGTTGGACATGTACTGGCCAGTACCGGCGGCCAACGCGTCGTCAATGAGGTTGTTGGTGTTGTGAATCATCACAGCAGCGCCAATCGCCGCGACGGATAGTTGAAGCGCCGCTTCGGTCAGAAACATCTAGCCTACCTCCAAGTAGAACGCCGCCCTGAATGAGGCAGGGCGGCGGCAATACCAACAACTATGCCAGCAGAGCCGGTGTCGCTGACCGGCATAAACTCACCAAAACTCGATAGCTTTCGGCGGTCAGGCAATGTACAGGTCGATGGTATTGCTGCCACCCGAGCATGACACCTTGCTCGGGTCGACAGCGCCGCCCACTGCCTTGATGGTCGTCCCGTTCACGACGATCTTGCCGGCACTGCCTTGGTATGACGCGACGATGGCGATGCATGCGGCGTCGGGCTGCTGCGGGACGGACCATTGCAGCGAGTCGTTCGCGCTGAGCAATTGGGCGGCGGTCACTGTCAGCTTGCCACCGCCGGGCTGCAGAATGATGTCGGAGCCGGTCTCGGTCATCGTGGTCAGATCCTTGAATACACCGTTGCCCATCAGTGCGGAAATGCTGACCTTGCTGTACTGGCCGCGGTAGCTGGTTTTGACCTTCCCGATGACCCCGTTCAGCTCAGTGGTCAACTGCTGGACTTGGGTATCCGTCTGGTTGCGCGAGAACAGCACCAGGATGGCCACCAGCGCGAGGCCTGCCAGCAGCAGGTAGAAGCCATACTCATCCAGTACCCCGCCCCACTGGCGGCGGGTACGGCGATTGCGGCTGCCCTCCGGCATACGGCGCACATCGCGCACCGGTTGCGCGCCCAAATCCGCGCCCGATTTGTCCATCTCTACCTGTTCCAGGCCCGTGTCTTTCTGCAATGCGTTCATGTTGGTATTCCTCGTTGGGTTAGGGTTGTTGCGTCTGGGTGGGAATCGGGCGCTTGCCGCCCATAGCCGCCATGGCGGTGCGGGATTTCATTTCCTGCGCCATGAAGGCCGGCATGAAGGCAAGCGCGGTGATGATCACGATCAGGATGATCGTTGCGCGACGATTGAAGCGCGACGCGCGCTGTTGCATGAGCTGGGGGTCGTCTTGAGCAGGTCCTCCGACACGGTGTGAAGCATCTTCGACAGGTCGCTTTCGTACTCGGCGATGTCCTGAATCCTGTAGCTGGTATCGCGGTCAAACAGACCCGTATCGAACACCTTCCCACCCTCGTTCGGCGCATATTCCAAGTTCAACTCGATGCGCTCGATGTGATACGCCAGGTATGGGTAGGCATTGGCCCGCATCAGCACCAGGCCGTCCAATAGGTTGCGTGCATCCCCACCGAACTTCTTGGTCACGGCCGAGAGACCGGCCAGAAACTGGGCGCTTTGGAATCGACGGAAGAAGTCGAACGCCAGCATCCTGCGGTCCAGCCACCCGCGGTAGCGCCCCACATAGCGGGTCAGGGCCCGAGCCACCCACACGCCGGCGGCGACTTCGGCAATCACGAGCAACCATCCCCAGTGCCGCAGGAACGTCGAGGCGTGGTGGAAGGTCGATGCAATGGGACCGTACTGACTCACATCCAGCATTGCGCTGAATGACTTGTCGATGGCCGGGCCGATCAGAAACGCCAGGGCGCCGAGATAGGCATGGAGAATCACAACCGTCATGACCACGCCTGCCAGCGTCATGGCAATGCCAGCGCGTGCCTCGCCAAGAGCGGTAAGGTTGCGCGACAGCGTTTCCAGGCCCTCCCGAATGTCGCCGCCTTCTTCCGCCACGGCGAGGATGGGAATGTCCTCGTCCGGAATCGTCCCCCGGAAGATCTCCGTCAACCGCGATCGCTGCATCTGCCCGTCGATCCCCTCGGACCGTGCAAGCCAGTACGCCGCGAGCACGCCTACCGGCTCGCCAACGCGCCGCGCCGCGTCCTTGGCGAAATGGTTGGAAACCGGCTCCCCCGGCATATGGAGAATCCGCTTCGCCAGATCACCGTAGTACGTCGCTCGCATGCTGCGGAAGCGATACTTGGCCCAGAACAGGCGGTCCATGAACACTTGATCGCCCGCCTTCAGCATCGGACCGCCGACCTTGCGTTGGGCCAGCCCAACCAGCCACTGTGCTAGTTTGTTGAACATGCCGTTCCTCTCAGTGCTTTTCACCGCGCGCACGCTGGCGGGCAAGTCTGGCTTCGTAGGCGTCGAGCGAGCACAGCCGCTCCGCCTCACGCGGGTCCACCACGCCGGCAAAGACCTTGTACATGGCGACCTCGAACACGGTCTTCCCGGTGCTGTCTGGCACGTCGAAGCCGACCTGGCGCTTGCTGCGCTGGTAAGCCGCCAACTCGATGTTCTTGGCGTCGCGGATATAGGCCAGGTCCTGCTCGTCAGGCTCGAACATCTCGGCCACCACGGTCCGGCCGCGGGCGCCGTTCAGCTCCGGCAGATTGGGACGGCGACAAAGCTCGCACCCTTGCGGGTTCCGTAGCCGAATGCCTTCGATATCGAAGCGAAAGAGGCGCTCAATCTGCTGCAGCTTCCTCGCGCCAAGGGCTTCCTTCATCGCCGTATGCCGGACGCCGCAACTGCAGGTCTTCGGCATCAATGCCTGATAGACGTAGAGATTGATGAAGCCAGGCGTGGCGAGGACACTGCGTGGAATGCGCAGTTCTCCGTCCGAGAGCCGGTCCGCCGCCGTCAGCGCACTCGGCGCGTGGACAGTCGTCAACGCGCGCAGCCCGGCGCCCGCCACGTCCCGAAACAGGCCGGCCGATTCGTGATCGCGGAGCTCACCCACCATTACAAAATGCGGGTTCATCCGCTTGACCTGGCGCTTGGCCGCGATAAAGGGATCTTCATCCCGGTTCGCACCGTCGAGCGTGCGCGACACGGAGAAGTGGTGTGTGCCATTGGCAAGCAGCTCCACCGGATCCTCGATGGCCATCTTGTTCATCCACCCCGGCTGCCGCCGCATGATCGCGTGGGCTGTGGTGGTCTTGCCTGAGCCAACAACGCCAACGAGAACAGTGCCGCCGCCGAGGTGCATCGTATTTCGGTCGAGCAGCTGGGCCTGCTGCTCGAAGTAACCGAGGTCGTTGACGAAGTCAACTTCCACCGATTGGGCTTCTTCGCGGTGCATCCGCATGACCGTCACATGGCCAGTGGCGCTCTGCATCGACGCCCAGCGGAATACCAGTGCCTCCCCGTCAATGCGCGTGCGAATGCTGGTCTGCTGCGGCAGGACCCGGCTGAACACGCCCTGCGATCCCCTTTTCCCTTCTGCCAGATATGGGACAGGGTATCGAGCATCACGCCCGTTTCCATCCGGAACTCCGCCGGGGCAACGAGATAGCCGTCAATGGCAAATCGAATCTGGGAATGCGTCCCCTGATCTTCCACCTCCCAGTGAATATCCGAGGCCTTCTCTCGCAACGCAAAGCGCGCCGCAGCCTCGAAGTTGTTCCAAAGCGCGCTGGCCGGGCGCCGGCGGCCGACGGTGTAGTCGGTCTCGACCCCACCGCGCGGATCGACGCTGCCACGGGAAAGGGCAACCATGACTTGCGTAGCCGCGAGGTGCGTCGCCGGCGCTGCCTGGTCATAGAGCAGGCGAGCCTGCCGCATGATCTCCTCCGCTTCGTCCGATGTGGCCATCTCCCGCGAGACCACCAGCGCGAACTTTCCGCGCACGCCCGGCCCACCCGCCGCTTCCACCAGCACCGGGCAGATCCCATGCCGCAGCGATGGCGCCATGTCCAATTCGTCGTAGAGCGTCTTGATGAAGATGGGGAGCTCGTCCACCGTACCGATCTCTTCTGCCGGCGAAGCGATCGCGGCGGCGCCAGTCATTGACGGCCTCGAGGGCGCAGACGCGGCAAAGGCCGGCGCCGCGCCGGTGAGAACCGTCACGCCCCC from Cupriavidus sp. D39 includes:
- a CDS encoding single-stranded DNA-binding protein; translation: MASINKVILVGNLGADPETRYLPSGDAVTNIRLATTDRYKDKTSGEMKESTEWHRIAFFGKLAEIAAEYLKKGSQVYIEGRIRTRKWTDQAGAEKYSTEIVAEQMQMLGSRQSNGGGADDSHGGGESRNSGYGARNGGTGAAGANARGQQGGGARRQQSAPAPSNGFEDMDDDIPF
- a CDS encoding FlhC family transcriptional regulator; this translates as MDAGRAASYQRPCRPLLGISQELADYLRKVPQHVLDLGIAQVEFPIFRWRISSKLFWTEYQSDRISPEALAHYFLASTPIRADRLEHKHSWSNLRLHRYQSKVYSEMLIRQHCRASTVGSLLAISLTTSRRLYMDIHGVSSPSGKVPSSLNWYFEAPTYRQQATMMVSLYRMALATGSNVPAAFIAAFDIMQSLFGSDLKLTADRACHICRAMASSAEVELAPCRICSTPYLIANTGPRIELSHNFACPSCSASLSHQTVAKRKRRDK
- a CDS encoding pilus assembly protein TadE, giving the protein MPASVRAVKSTERNGMFNKLAQWLVGLAQRKVGGPMLKAGDQVFMDRLFWAKYRFRSMRATYYGDLAKRILHMPGEPVSNHFAKDAARRVGEPVGVLAAYWLARSEGIDGQMQRSRLTEIFRGTIPDEDIPILAVAEEGGDIREGLETLSRNLTALGEARAGIAMTLAGVVMTVVILHAYLGALAFLIGPAIDKSFSAMLDVSQYGPIASTFHHASTFLRHWGWLLVIAEVAAGVWVARALTRYVGRYRGWLDRRMLAFDFFRRFQSAQFLAGLSAVTKKFGGDARNLLDGLVLMRANAYPYLAYHIERIELNLEYAPNEGGKVFDTGLFDRDTSYRIQDIAEYESDLSKMLHTVSEDLLKTTPSSCNSARRASIVAQRSS
- a CDS encoding type 4 pilus major pilin codes for the protein MNALQKDTGLEQVEMDKSGADLGAQPVRDVRRMPEGSRNRRTRRQWGGVLDEYGFYLLLAGLALVAILVLFSRNQTDTQVQQLTTELNGVIGKVKTSYRGQYSKVSISALMGNGVFKDLTTMTETGSDIILQPGGGKLTVTAAQLLSANDSLQWSVPQQPDAACIAIVASYQGSAGKIVVNGTTIKAVGGAVDPSKVSCSGGSNTIDLYIA
- a CDS encoding DUF7146 domain-containing protein; translation: MPAPVAQRDRALPAVAPRRRLDPAKAAARLDRIWGGAQPLRPGDRAMSYLSQRVRGLDVAPSTAIRLAQLEYWHGGNVLDTYWALVCRFTLPDGRMATLHRTYLDAEKPSKATIVCPAGEILNNKRNEVSALP
- a CDS encoding primase-helicase zinc-binding domain-containing protein, with the translated sequence MKLRKIIANWTPAQWEALLLQYQLPVSCLTGNPGPCPICGGTDRFTYDNKSGRGDWVCRKCKDGSPMAGDGLQLICRFTGMSFIQLALEIEGSVCLHRWRSAIAHCPLLHLVVGWIPRRPQLV
- a CDS encoding adhesin; translation: MFLTEAALQLSVAAIGAAVMIHNTNNLIDDALAAGTGQYMSNVASAVNTYVFDNMTLLAGSPNGPTTINAGSVSATVASPLHPTVQDLINLKLLPIGFSDTSPLGLSFRVDLVPTNCSAGLTNCTIPGAMYSTTAYRDASGNVRTDQMATVVAAAGVDAGVSYAESPAVITGMAASWSAPNPLSGSNAGVLMMRVGNTSLLAQSMNQFYKRDGSLNLTGPMDANNQAMNAVGNLQSNGAVSANGAVTGGALRSNGDASVAGNASANGVYGNYVQSNGSIVAVGTVQGNAVSANVVASAGNVVANGYLYASGAVVPSTGGGQQVYDGWGCGDPQGAIRSDPNGKILSCQSGVWRAASGGTGIADFTAWYHPCSSAPFGGDPWGNASGWVYTITYANGSTRSFIARDLGDCSVSGG
- a CDS encoding ATPase, T2SS/T4P/T4SS family, whose protein sequence is MFSRVLPQQTSIRTRIDGEALVFRWASMQSATGHVTVMRMHREEAQSVEVDFVNDLGYFEQQAQLLDRNTMHLGGGTVLVGVVGSGKTTTAHAIMRRQPGWMNKMAIEDPVELLANGTHHFSVSRTLDGANRDEDPFIAAKRQVKRMNPHFVMVGELRDHESAGLFRDVAGAGLRALTTVHAPSALTAADRLSDGELRIPRSVLATPGFINLYVYQALMPKTCSCGVRHTAMKEALGARKLQQIERLFRFDIEGIRLRNPQGCELCRRPNLPELNGARGRTVVAEMFEPDEQDLAYIRDAKNIELAAYQRSKRQVGFDVPDSTGKTVFEVAMYKVFAGVVDPREAERLCSLDAYEARLARQRARGEKH